AGAGTTTTGAAATCTGAGTGCCATGAGATTCAATGAAATATTTAGGTTTTCATTGATGTAAAcagtgaaaaatataaaataaattcatAAGCTATATACAATCAACAGAAGGTTAACACCTTTTATCAGTATTTATCAGGGACTAAAGAGTAACTTATGACGAGCTCTTTTGCATGAACCATCTCATTTCTCATTGTTCTCTTTGCTTTAGATTTCTGGAATTCTTATATAAATAGAGGGTATCGAGAAGGAAGTTTGAAAGTTTCAGAAGACTTGAACGTTATTAATAGGCAGACTCAAAACTTTGCAATTGCTCCGCATATGTCCACTGACAGAAGTACATGCTCATGTGAGATTGAATTGTCAGCAGGAAATGACAAGCTGTGGTTTGTTAATCCTGTATTTATAAAAGAATACTGCAGCACTGCTCCTTCATCTGGGCCACCACCGGAGCAAAGCTCAGACCCTGTAATTAACACAGATCTGAAAGTGAGGAGACCTCCACCTCTGCCTCCCCGGCCAAAGCTATCAGAGGTGATTGCTGTATTATCTGACAACTGCAGAGGAAGAAGCCAGTTGATTCAAGGTGAAGAACCCAAGAAAAATACAGAAGTTTATCTCAGAAAGAAGCAAGAAAGTTTTGTCGAGCCAATAAAGGAACTTGGGAGGAAAGAAGTTGAAATCAGGACCGACAGCATTACAATGCAAAATCGCGGCCACTTGCCACCAATCCCACCAAGGCGCCGGCCAGTAGAAAGGCAGCTTACAGACACTACAAGCAACAAGAGTGAGGAGATGACACAAAGCAATGGTGGCACGCAGAATGGTGAGCTATCAGACCAAACTTGCATCAAGTCTGCAGAGAATGAACAGAATCCACTGTTAAGTGAGAAATCCACAAATGTTGATGAAGGCCTTAATAACAGCACTCCAGTCAGGCCTGGCACAGAGCAAAGGAAACAATCATGTCAGCCTACACCCATTGCACCTCCAAGGAGGAAGAAAATTGCcaggaaagaaaatgaacaaGAAGACGCTGCTACAGGTCAGGAAAACAAAACACCAACCAGTCCCGAGTTAGACACAGCAAAGGATCTGTCAGAAGATGCCTCCGACTCCTCAGGCCAAAGCTTAACTAGTGCTGACAGTCAATCTGTTCAACCATGTAACTTCACTGAGTTGAAAATGGCTGATGAATCCCTGTACTCTCCTGAATGTAATGTACTCAGCCCCATTGCGGAAATGGACTCTTATTCTACCAGCAGCACTGAAGAAGAACTGGATTCAGTGAATACTCCTCTGAAGCTCAAGAAGCAACGCCATTCCATGATGCTGAACAAGGCAAGAAACAGATTGTCAATAATGGCAATAACCAATGTTTTGAATGCCTTCCGTTCCACAGACAGAAAGATTCTGAAGAAAATAACAGAACTTGCTCAAGAGAAAGGCTCATACTTTGGTCAGTTGATTCAGGATTATAGAGCCTACACTCTAGAAATGATGGGAAGTCAGACATCAAGCACAGAAATGCTGCAGGAGATCCGACAGATGATGACACAACTCAAAAGCTATTTATTGCAAAGTACAGAGCTGACCTTAATGACAGACTCATCTTATCAATCTGAAGATAAACTGGGTAATGATGTATCTTTACTATTTATAATATTTCAGGTAGAAATTTAATATGTCCAAGTATGAATTAAAGGGGAATTTAGAATAATatcaagtcaattttatataaaaaaaaaaaaaaaaaaaaaaacaagcaattgGGTGGCTGCTTTCAAAAAAATAAATGTGAATTTGACTCTCGCATGCtgataaatttaaattcaacaattaattaaatctggaataagatGTCAGTGTTGGTAATGGCAACCATGAAactagtcaaagtcaaagtcaaatttattgtcataagcacaagtacatgcatgtacaggtgcaatgaaaaacttgcttgcagcagcatcacaggcacataagtggattgttgtaaaacctatctggttcactaatgtccttcagggaaggaaatctgtggtCCCTACCTGGCCTGGTCTAAATGttactccagatccaccaacacGGTTGAGTCTTAACTGGCCTTTGAACCAGCCCAGCAAACCACTGATACTTAAGGCTTgccaacaatgtccacatcctgtcaacaaataaaaattttaaaaagaatattaGCAGATATTGGGGATTACAAAAGATCCATAAAAATattgtggactgaatggctgcTCTTTGCACTGTAGCAGTCTTTGATGTTAAGGTTATATTGGAAGAAATTCTTGCTTGGTTACACGTTGCTACCTTCTAAAGAACTGATGTACAGTAGGTTAAAAAATAGCAAATGAGTAAATGGTGTTTTGGAAATATTTAGTCAAATTAAGAAGAGATTTGTTGTCATTTCTCAATTGATATTCGGATAAATAGTTCATCCTCTAAGCTTCCATAGGCAGAACTCTTTTGCATTTAATCTCTTTAAGTGGAGAAAGACGATTTACCTCAGTAAATCTGCCCAGGAACCTAGCCCTGGGTCCTTTGTACTTGACATACATCTCATGGGGCTCTCTGGGATCACCTGGTGGGCTGAGACTGAAACTTAATTGGTTTGGTAATAACATTGGCATGTTTTCCACATTATTTGGATGACATCCAAATTAACAAAGAAAGTGGAGTACATTGGAGGTCTGAGAAGGGTGTGACTAGCAAATACTTCAAGTCAACAGCAAGCCATTGTTCACCTTTATTTGGACTGTAATTTGTGTAGACTGCACACCATTTGCTTGCTGCTTCTGGTGGCAACCAAACTTCCCAGAAACCAGCAGTACATTTGCCTAGTGCTTCACAATGCAAACATAACCCACCCTATTCACAATCATGTGATTGGTTGGGAGCAATAAGAAGAGAAATGACAACTGTTGAAAATTTCTTTTAGGTAATTACAAAAAGTAGCCCAGGAGATAATATTGGCCCAGATTAGCTTTTGTAGGTGCTCACTTCTTGTACCAGGTGAGTGCAATCACAGCCAGAACCAGATCCAGGTTTCAACTGAAAGCTTCAGTGAGTCAGGTTTTACAAGGCAAGGCTGCCATCATTTCTGAAGGTTCATATCTTCTGGTTAAAGAAAGCTAAAATCCTATAATCTAAACATTGCTCCATTTGTAAAGGCAGTCTCTGGCCTCAATAATGTATACTATTGAAGTGGTTGTTTTATACCAACAGAATTTAGCCTTCCATAATCTCATAAATTTCAATCTTCACATTTGTCTCTCTAAAGTATAGCTCTTTGTGTCTATCTGAATGAATAAAATGGGACTTAATCTATTGACCTTACTCCTCattctttccaaagcctcaatACCATTTAACGTGAGGATTGTATTCTAACTAAACATGGCCTTATATTAAACAAAATAGGATGCACAGTTTTGTACTAAAATGTCCTGTAAGCACACTAATAGAAACTGCTGTTTCATGAAAGTTAATCTGCAAACAGAATTTACCTCTAGCCTTCAAACAGTgacttgaaaagcaaaataaatattgaCTAGAGGTCTCATTGCAATAAAACTAAAATTATGCCCAGCATTTCTAAAATCACACAGTCCATTCCCACTTCGAACATTTCTAAACCCATATTGTTTAAACTAAATACTAGAAAGCTGTCAATAATATGGCTACAGGACTATTATGGAGCCAAGGGGGGAAAGCTGCTGTAGAAATACAATGTGTTGGAGAAATATATTTCATATAATGTActgatcattttaaaattttcatcagtGACCAGTGGACATTGTTTAATTAATGAAAACTTGTCCATTTCAGAGGCCGTCGTGGAAGCAGCTTTATGTAAATGTGTTCTGAAACCCTTAAGGGACAATATCAACACCCAGTTAAAGGAAATTCATTCCAAAAATGGCAATCTGAAGCTTTTGAAAGAAAACCAACAGATTGTGCAAAATACAACCACCACTGAGTTGGGTGTGACAACTAGTGTACCAGAAGTAAGTGTCCTGGAAAAGATCCACCAGAAGCTCAGCACTATGCACCAGACCTACTCACCAGACAAGAAGGTCACCTACCTGCTCAAGTCCTGCAAGATGATTTATGATTCAATGTCAGTTGGAAATAATGGTAATCACCTTCACGATTCTTCACTTTCACTATTCTTCATTTCTATAAAATTCGTTTTACACTTCTTAACTAGATAGCTAGTTATCTGTGGCTAGTTATCTGTGGCTAGTTAGCTGTGGATAGAAATTCCAGGGGTTATTATCAACATCACAGCCTGatgtgggagagaggaagagaagtcATTGGATTTCACTCCATTGATTACCAAAGTGGCAGAGCCAGTAGATCTGCTACCATACAtctccagtgactcgggttcaatcctgacctccattgcttcccgtgtggagtctgcaagttctccctgtgacagcataggtttcctccaggtgctctggtttccccccacatcccaaagatgtgcagttttggttggcTAGCTGGCTGCCATAAATTGTATCTAGCATCTAGGTGAGTGTtaaaatctggggggggggggggtgttgatgggaatgtgtggaattTAAAACGGGTtgagtgcaggattagtgtaaatgggtgcttgatggtcagcatatacttggtgggtcgaagggcctggttcatgctctatgtctctatgagtGGGAGTGGAGAGTGGCTCAACCCTATCACATTGTGCCTTAAGTGACAACATTGGAAATAATCCGTATGATTCTGACAGGTAAGAAGTCAACCTAGACCTCCATCATGTGCATaatcttaaaacagaaaattctggaaacactcagcaggtcaggcagcatctatgaaatgTTTTGGGTCAGCTACTCTTCATCAAAATTGGGAAAGGGAGATTCTAAaaagtaattttaagttgcagagaaagtaacAGGAGGAATGGAAAGGGcaaggggaatatctgtgatagggtgagactgtgTCAAATGAGTCATTGGGTCTCTTAGATGGTGATTATGCGTTTTTTGTCTGTGTATTATGTTGTCAAGATGGAGCGGTGAGACATGCCTAGCAGGTCAGATTGTACTAACGTGGAGTGAAAAACAAGAGCTAATATCACATCAATGATTTGCAGcaaaaatggccaattctgatagagacagaaagttggagaatttgttACACTGTCAAAGCCTGCAATGCACCCAGATGTAAGATGAGCTGCTGTCCTTCAAGCTTGCGCTGGACCTtgttgtaacaatgcaggaggcagTAGACaaataggtcagaatgggagtgggatggaaggGCAACAGGGAGCCCAGGGTTACCGCTGCTGACTGAATACAAGTGCCTTGCAAAGCAATCATCAACTCTATatgtggtttctccaatgtagaagagaccacattgtgaatactgaagaatCGCAAGTGAACTACTGCATCACCAATgcacagatgctcctgacctgctgagtttttccagcattttctgtttttacttcaggtttccagcatctgcaggttgttTTGATTTCTGTGACCTTCATCACAAGTGGTAGCTCAGTGCAAAGCACACAGTCATATAAACCA
The window above is part of the Pristis pectinata isolate sPriPec2 chromosome 1, sPriPec2.1.pri, whole genome shotgun sequence genome. Proteins encoded here:
- the rin3 gene encoding ras and Rab interactor 3, whose translation is MMKRTSGEEVGTGDMPGPPLGANDECQPPHLVPSQPTPFPGISILDKLIRTCPVWLQLNTRKERVAEVLHIEPRGTFMVRKDCTLTNMVLSVNFPGADGTPKILEYSIKEENSIMYLDGSLLVFDDIFKMVAFYCVSRDILPSPLILPQVIAEATNSEELEVVSHLGMDFWNSYINRGYREGSLKVSEDLNVINRQTQNFAIAPHMSTDRSTCSCEIELSAGNDKLWFVNPVFIKEYCSTAPSSGPPPEQSSDPVINTDLKVRRPPPLPPRPKLSEVIAVLSDNCRGRSQLIQGEEPKKNTEVYLRKKQESFVEPIKELGRKEVEIRTDSITMQNRGHLPPIPPRRRPVERQLTDTTSNKSEEMTQSNGGTQNGELSDQTCIKSAENEQNPLLSEKSTNVDEGLNNSTPVRPGTEQRKQSCQPTPIAPPRRKKIARKENEQEDAATGQENKTPTSPELDTAKDLSEDASDSSGQSLTSADSQSVQPCNFTELKMADESLYSPECNVLSPIAEMDSYSTSSTEEELDSVNTPLKLKKQRHSMMLNKARNRLSIMAITNVLNAFRSTDRKILKKITELAQEKGSYFGQLIQDYRAYTLEMMGSQTSSTEMLQEIRQMMTQLKSYLLQSTELTLMTDSSYQSEDKLEAVVEAALCKCVLKPLRDNINTQLKEIHSKNGNLKLLKENQQIVQNTTTTELGVTTSVPEVSVLEKIHQKLSTMHQTYSPDKKVTYLLKSCKMIYDSMSVGNNAKSHGADDFLPVLMYVLARSDLTSLLLDVEYMMELLDPSLHLGEGYYYLTTTYGALEHIKHFDKQTVTRQLSHEVQDSIHQWERRRTLNMKQVSRSSMQDFLSVCFLEFGSNIKTFAINPETTAEKLSKQCAEKFGVSESKDYCMHLIVEEKSMQLAPDAVPHHLKSILRKRQPQKDYCFIYKQANQAEETDNPPIKDLPPF